One region of Malania oleifera isolate guangnan ecotype guangnan chromosome 6, ASM2987363v1, whole genome shotgun sequence genomic DNA includes:
- the LOC131157682 gene encoding uncharacterized protein LOC131157682 → MKNGTNINAIAKSVTPSVNTSGVFVTLTPLSLHFVQINLIQPNAEAGNDLQLRQRINQRCVGTRRRVSDYGPDGVGVALQELGLLGIRLESKEIEALLKLVFKLYVLWNCGVAGGQVSDVERGGIAKRWSQCSSS, encoded by the exons TAAATCGGTAACGCCCTCAGTCAACACATCGGGAGTGTTCGTGACCCTCACACCCCTCTCCTTACACTTCGTCCAAATCAATCTTATCCAACCTAACGCTGAAGCTGGCAACGATCTCCAGCTTCGGCAGCGAATCAATCAACGCTGCGTCGGCACCCGCCGTCGCGTTTCCGACTATGGCCCTGATGGAGTTGGAGTGGCTCTTCAGGAACTCGGTCTTCTGGGGATACGTCTAGAATCCAAAGAGATTGAAGCACTTCTGAAGCTCGTCTTCAAG TTGTATGTGCTGTGGAATTGTGGCGTTGCTGGTGGCCAAGTGTCAGACGTGGAGCGGGGCGGAATTGCTAAGAGATGGTCGCAGTGCTCTTCTTCCTAG